DNA from Gammaproteobacteria bacterium:
CGCAGTGTGTAGGGTGGGCACGTTGTTTGTGCCCACACGGAATCATATGCAGTTGACATGTGGGCACAAACAACGTGCCCACCCTACCAACTGGAAGGCCGCGGCATCGTGGTCAAGAATCACTGCTACGGCTGCACGGCCGGGCAGGGGAGCAGTTGCGGTGGGGCGTTAAATTAAAAACGATTCACCGCGGAGGACGCGGAGGAAAACAAAA
Protein-coding regions in this window:
- a CDS encoding DUF3641 domain-containing protein codes for the protein MWAQTTCPPYQLEGRGIVVKNHCYGCTAGQGSSCGGALN